One Dioscorea cayenensis subsp. rotundata cultivar TDr96_F1 chromosome 15, TDr96_F1_v2_PseudoChromosome.rev07_lg8_w22 25.fasta, whole genome shotgun sequence genomic region harbors:
- the LOC120277657 gene encoding uncharacterized protein LOC120277657, whose translation MLPPVLHRGPLTISNPTRDSEAEFTMIGHRFENAKDFKDALCDLAVKRNFNFRFIKNDKDRVTVTCADEDCQWRVHASRDGNLPTFRIKTTQHEHKCGGGINAPFHPRASKKWVSRKVVMKLRDRPLYRAVDIQRDILRDHGVRLPYKQAWMGKELAKGILHRSDIASYDLLVWYAAKVSETNPGSVVIIDTDGERFKRGFFCFRASLDGFKRGCRPMLFLDGTHLLGKYGGILLGATAKDGNERFFHLAFAIVDNETDDNWTWFTSTLGDAIYGDDDYTNIIIFISDRSKGLVNAIAKVFPSSPHAYCLRHLHANFLKSNGQLGKSLKDECWSLIMKIAYACTSFEYDEAVYGIPCKHACAAIMQTDTNIHRFIELYYTVESYKLTYKESIFPVPDHDKPLDESRQLRIRPPISKKRPGRPRRKRIESQAWHAFDFFERQSLGSAKVLALISGMGDVVIGC comes from the exons AGAAGCTGAGTTTACTATGATTGGTCATCGTTTTGAAAATGCGAAAGACTTTAAGGATGCATTGTGTGACTTAGCCGTCAAACGCAATTTCAACTTTCGGTTCATAAAGAATGATAAAGATAGAGTGACTGTGACATGTGCTGATGAAGATTGTCAATGGCGTGTTCATGCCTCAAGAGATGGAAACCTTCCTACATTCAGGATTAAAACAACACAACATGAACACAAATGCGGTGGGGGCATCAACGCACCATTTCACCCGAGAGcatcaaagaaatgggttagTAGGAAGGTAGTGATGAAATTACGTGATCGGCCTCTGTATCGAGCAGTGGATATACAACGAGATATATTACGTGACCACGGTGTTCGTCTGCCGTATAAACAAGCCTGGATGGGTAAAGAGTTAGCAAAGGGAATTCTTCATCGTAgtgatatagcaagctatgATCTGTTGGTATGGTATGCAGCAAAAGTTTCTGAAACTAACCCAGGTAGCGTCGTTATTATTGACACTGATGGAGAACGATTCAAGCGTGGGTTTTTCTGTTTTCGTGCTTCTCTTGATGGTTTCAAGCGGGGTTGTAGGCCTATGCTTTTTCTAGATGGAACTCACTTGTTGGGCAAATATGGCGGTATCCTTCTTGGTGCAACAGCTAAAGATggaaatgaaagattttttcATTTGGCGTTTGCTATCGTGGATAATGAAACTGATGATAACTGGACATGGTTTACATCAACTTTGGGTGATGCAATATACGGTGATGACGACTACACCAACATAATCATATTCATCTCGGATCGGTCGAAAGGACTTGTAAATGCCATTGCGAAGGTTTTTCCTTCATCCCCGCATGCTTATTGCTTGCGACATCTACatgcaaattttcttaaatcaaatggGCAGCTAGGAAAGTCATTAAAAGATGAGTGCTGGAGTttgattatgaagattgcaTATGCGTGTACGTCTTTCGAATATGATGAAGCT GTTTACGGAATACCATGTAAGCATGCTTGCGCAGCGATTATGCAAACTGATACAAATATACATCGCTTCATTGAACTATACTACACTGTCGAATCCTACAAGTTGACATACAAAGAATCGATATTCCCTGTACCAGATCATGACAAACCGTTGGATGAATCTCGCCAACTCCGTATTCGACCACCTATCTCAAAGAAAAGGCCTGGTCGTCCGAGGCGCAAGCGGATTGAGTCACAAGCATGGCAT GCATTTGACTTTTTCGAAAGACAATCATTAGGCAGTGCTAAAGTGCTCGCATTAATCTCTGGGATGGGTGACGTGGTTATTGGCtgttga
- the LOC120277852 gene encoding GDP-mannose 3,5-epimerase 2, which yields MGSNGNNGTNFGEYTYANLEREPYWPTEKLRISITGAGGFIASHIARRLKSEGHYIIASDWKKNEHMTEDMFCHEFHLVDLRVMDNCLKVTQGVDHVFNLAADMGGMGFIQSNHSVIMYNNTMISFNMLEAARINSVKRFFYASSACIYPEFKQLETNVSLKESDAWPAEPQDAYGLEKLATEELCKHYTKDFGIECRIGRFHNIYGPFGTWKGGREKAPAAFCRKAITSADVFEMWGDGLQTRSFTFIDECVEGVLRLTKSDFREPVNIGSDEMVSMNEMAEIVLSFENKQLPIHHIPGPEGVRGRNSDNTLIKEKLGWAPTMKLKDGLRFTYFWIKEQIEKEKAQGIDLSIYGSSKVVGTQAPVQLGSLRAADGKE from the exons atGGGCAGCAATGGAAATAATGGCACCAATTTTGGTGAGTATACTTATGCAAATTTGGAGAGGGAGCCTTACTGGCCAACTGAGAAGCTCCGTATCTCCATAACTGGTGCTGGTGGCTTCATTGCCTCCCACATTGCACGGCGTCTGAAGAGTGAGGGCCACTACATTATTGCTTCtgattggaaaaaaaatgagCACATGACTGAGGACATGTTCTGCCATGAGTTCCACCTTGTTGACCTCAGGGTGATGGACAACTGCCTAAAAGTTACTCAAGGTGTGGATCATGTATTTAACCTTGCAGCTGATATGGGAGGCATGGGTTTCATCCAGTCCAACCATTCAGTGATCATGTACAATAATACCATGATCAGTTTTAACATGCTTGAAGCTGCAAGGATTAACAGCGTCAAAAG GTTCTTCTATGCCTCTAGTGCTTGCATTTACCCTGAATTCAAGCAGTTGGAGACTAATGTGAGCTTGAAGGAGTCTGATGCTTGGCCTGCAGAG CCTCAAGATGCTTATGGCTTGGAGAAGCTTGCTACCGAGGAGTTATGCAAGCATTATACCAAGGACTTTGGCATCGAATGTAGGATTGGCCGTTTCCATAACATCTATGGCCCATTCGGAACATGGAAAG GTGGAAGGGAGAAGGCCCCTGCTGCTTTCTGTCGAAAGGCGATCACTTCTGCTGACGTGTTTGAAATGTGGGGCGATGGACTCCAAACTCGATCCTTCACTTTCATTGATGAATGTGTGGAGGGTGTTCTGAG ATTGACAAAGTCGGACTTCCGTGAGCCAGTGAACATCGGAAGTGATGAAATGGTGAGCATGAATGAGATGGCTGAAATTGTTCTCAGCTTCGAGAACAAGCAACTTCCCATCCATCACATCCCGGGGCCGGAGGGTGTTCGAGGGCGCAATTCCGATAACACTCTTATTAAGGAGAAGCTCGGCTGGGCCCCGACGATGAAACTGAAG GATGGACTCAGATTCACATACTTCTGGATTAAGGAACAGATCGAAAAGGAGAAAGCTCAAGGCATCGACTTGTCCATTTACGGTTCTTCCAAGGTGGTCGGAACTCAAGCGCCCGTCCAGTTGGGCTCGCTTCGTGCCGCCGATGGCAAGGAGTAA